The window GAGCGCACCTGGCGCGGCTCGGCGGTCGAGATGGGCCTCGGCGCCGCCGTCGGGACCGACGGCAGCCTCGTCGTCGTCGGAATTCGCGCGACGTCCTTCGACGACAACGCGTGGCTGACCGGGAACATCCGGAAGCTCGACGGGGCCGGGACGCCGCTCTGGGGCAAGGCGCTCCGCTTCGCCGCCGCCGGCGTCGCCCTGGCGCCCGACGGCGCGATCTACGCAGCCGGCACGCGCGTGACGACGTCGGGGGTGCCGATCGCGGTCCTTGCGAAGATGAAGCCGGACGGCAGCCCGCTCTGGCAGCGCGATCTCCCCCCAGCCGGCGGAAACGGCGCATCCCGGGGACTCGCGGTCGTCGTTGCCCCGGCTGGGAACGTCGTCTGGGTCGGGGGGAGCGAGCGCACCGACACTGGCTGGGACGTGCGCCTCGCCAAGTACACCGCCGCCGGGCAGCATGCCCGGTCGGTCAGGTACCGTCCCCCGTTCGGGACCGAGAGCGCGGCCCTCGGGATCGACCTCGACGGTTCGGGCAACGTGTATGTGGCCGGGGAATCCGACGAGATCGCCCCGGGGTTCGACTATGTCTCGCACAGCCGTTCCCTTGTCGCGAAATTCAGCCGCACCGGCGCCCTTGTCTGGGCGCGGTATCTCCCGGTCGGGCCAGACGGCTACGACGGGGCCAGCGACGTCGCCGTGGGCCCGGGCGACGCGCTGTACGTTGCCGCGGGGCGCGGCGCCGCCGATTACGACGGCGTGCTCTGGAAGCTCGCGGCGCAGACCGGAGCGGTCGGGTGGAGGCGGATCATCGACTCGGGTGCGAACGACAACCTCGTCAGCGTCGCCGTTCGTCCAGGCGCTGGCGACGTCTGTGGCGTCGGCGGGACTGACGATTACGCCTCGGCATTCGTCGTCTGCTACTCGTCGGAAGGCGTCCGGCTGTGGCAGCAGGCCGCGCCGTCTCACGCCCCGGGAATTGCGATCGGGGAGTCTCTCGCGCTCACCGCGGATGGGTCGACCTATGTCACTGGGGCGACGACGACGAGCGCGGCGGCTGCCGGGATCGATCTCTGGGTCGCGCAGTACCGCTGAGAAGCGCCGCCGACGATGAAGTACTACCCGCTGTTCATGGACCTGGCCGGCCGCGAGTGCCTCGTCGTCGGCGCGGGGACGGTCGCGGCGCGCAAAGTGCGCTCGCTCCTCGCCTGCGGGGCGGCCGTGACGGTCGTCGGTGAGCGGCCGGCCGCCGCGTTCCGCGCGCTTGAGCGCCGCGGGGTACGGCTGCGGCCGCGGCGGTTCCGCGCCAGTGACGTCGGCGGGCAGGCGCTTGTCATCGCGGCGACGGACGACCGGTCCGTGAACGCCTCGGTGGCGGCCGCGGCCCGGCGCCGCGGGATCCCCGTCAACGCGGTCGACGACCCGCCGAACTGCACGTTCATCGTGCCCGCCGTCGTGCGGCGCGGCGCCCTGACGGTGGCCGTGTCCACGGGCGGGAAGAGCCCTGCCGTCGCGCGCTTCGTCAAGGAGCGGATCGAGGCGCTGCTCGGGGCGGAGCACGCCGCGCTCGTGCGCCTGCTCGGCGCGCACCGCGAGCGGATGAAGGCGACCGTGCCGGGGCAGAGCGCCCGCGCGAAGGCCTGGAAGAGGATGCTGAATGAAGGCGTGCTGGACTCCCTCCGGAAGCGGGAGCGGGTCGCGGCAACGGAAACCGTGCGCCGGTGTCTGAAGGAAGCGGGGAGGAAGTAGCACATGCACAAGGGCAAGGTCTACATCGTCGGCGCGGGGCCCGGCGACCCGGGGCTGCTGACGCTGCGTGCCGTCGAGCTGCTGCGCGCGGCCGACGTCATCTTCTACGACTATCTCTGCGGCGACGGCTTCATGGCGCACCGCAACCCGGAGGCCGAGTGCGTCTACATCGGCAAGCGCGGCCACCGCCACCACACCCCCCAGGCGCAGATCAACCGGCTGCTCGTCGAGGCGCACCGCGCCGGCAAGTGCGTCGTGCGCCTCAAGGGGGGCGACCCCTTCGTCTTCGGCCGCGGCGGCGAAGAGGCGGAGTTCCTGGCCGAGCACGGCATCCCCTTCGAAGTGGTGCCGGGGGTCACCTCCGCCGTCGCCGCCCCCGCGTACGCCGGCATCCCCGTGACGCACCGCACGTGCGCCGCCTCGGTCGCCTTCGTCACCGGCCACCGCCAGGCCGAGGGCGGGGAGGAAGAGATCCAGGTGCCCGACGCCGACACCCTGGTCTACCTCATGGGCGTCTCGCACATCCGGGCCATCGTCGAGAAGCTGCTGGCCAGCGGCCGGGACGCCCAGACGCCGGCGGCCGTCGTGATGTGGGGGACCCGCCCGACGCAGCGCACGGTGACCGGGACTCTCGCCACGATCGTCGACACCGTGGAGCGCGCCCGCATCCACCCCCCGGCCGTGCTGGTCGTCGGCGAAGTTGTGCGCCTGCGCTGGAAGCTCAACTGGTACGAGCGGGCGCGCGACGGGGAGCCGCCTCCGGGCGACGCGGGCGGGGGGGAGCCCTGAGCGCGGGCACCGAGGGCGGCCGCCCGGGCCTGATGGTCGCCGCCCCCTCGCGGGGCTCGGGCAAGAGCACCGTCACCATCGGCCTCGCGGCGGCGCTGCGCGCCCGCGGCCGCGTGGTGCAGCCCTTCAAGAAGGGGCCGGACTTCATCGACCCGATGTGGCTCTCGGCCGCGGCCGGGCGCGCCTGCCGCAACCTGGACTTCTTCATGATGGGACGCGAGCGCATCGCGGCGACCTTCCCCGCCCGCGCGGCCGGCGCCGACCTGGCCCTCGTCGAGGCGAACCATGGCCTCCACGATGGCCCGGACCCTGCCGGCGCGGACAGCGGCGCGGCGCTGGCGACGCTCCTCGGGCTGCCCGTCGTCCTCGTGGTGAACGCGCAGCGGCTCGGCCGCGGCGTGGCGGCGCTGGTCCAGGGGCAGGTGGCCTTCGACCCGGCCGTCCGCGTCGGTGGGGTGGTGCTCAACCGCGTGCGCGGCGCGCGCCACGAGGGCAAGCTGCGCGACGCGGTGGAGCGCTACTGCCGGGTCGAGGTCCTCGGCGTGCTGCCGGACCTTCCGGAGCTGTCGATTGCCGAGCGTCACCTCGGCCTGACGCCGCTGGCCGAGGCCCCGGAGCTCAACCCGCTGGTGGAGAGCATCGGGCGCGCCGTCGCGCAGCACGTCGATCTCGATCGCATCGAGTCCATGGCGCGGACGGCTGCGGCACCCACGGACGCACGTACCCCCGCAGAGACCCCGTCGCACGACAACCATGTGAAGCGGGTCCGCATCGGCGTCGCGGTGGACCGCGCCTTCTGCTTCTACTACCCCGAGAACCTCGAGGCACTGCTCGCGGCCGGCGCCGAGCTGGTCCCCTTCTCGCCCCTGGACGACCCGCGCCTGCCTCCCGTCGGCGGTCTGTATCTCGGCGGCGGGTTTCCGGAAGTGTTCATGGAGCGGCTCGAGGCCAACGCCGGCATGCGCGAGGACGTCCGCCGCGCCGTGGAGGCGGGGGTCCCCGCGTGGGCGGAGTGCGGCGGGCTGATGTACCTCTCGCGCGGCATCGCCTGGGGCGCGCGCCGCGCCGCCATGGCCGGGGCCCTGCCCTGCGCGGTCTCCATGGACGAGCGGCCCGCAGGCCACGGGTACGTCCTGTTGGAGGAGACCGGCCGCTCGAGCTGGCGGCAGGCCGGCCGGCGGCTGCGCGGGCACGAGTTCCACCACTCGCACCTCGTCGGCCTGGATCCGGGAGCCGTCTTCGCGTACCGGACCCTGCGGGGCGCCGGCGCGGCGCGCGGCTTCGACGGGATCGTGAGGGGCGCCTGCGTCGCCGGCTACACGCACCTGCACGCCGACGGCGCACCCTTCTGGGCGCCGGAGTTCGTGGCGCTGGTGCGGGAGAAGGGCCTCTCGACCTGAGGGCGGACCGTTACCGCGACGCTGCGGGAGGCAGCGAGCGCACCAGCTTCTCGAGGCGCTCGTGGAACCCCGGGTCGCGCAGCGCCGGCACGCCGCGCACGATCTCCAGGATCTTCAGGTCCGGACCGATCACGACGCTCGTCGGCAACTGGCGGACATAGTAGGCGGAACGCACCCGGCGCTCCGGATCGACGAGGATCTTCTGGCCGGTGCTGCAGCGCTTGAGCAGCCCGGCGTAATTGTCGGCCGCGAGCCCCGGGGGGATCTCCTCGCAGACGGTGGGCGCGACGAGGCCGAGCGGCCCGAGCTTCGCCAGCAGCTCCTCGAAGACGTTCACGGTCGTGAAGCAGGTGTCCGTGTAGCAGGACCAGAAGGTCAGGAGGATGGCCCGGCCGGCGAAGTCGCCGAGCCGCACCTGCGCCCCCGTCGTGTCGGGGAGCGTGAAGTCGGGCGCGGTGGCGCCGATTTCGACGGGACTGACGGTCTCGAGCTGGGCGGCGGCGGGGGCTGCCGCGAGGAGCACCGCCGCGGCCAGCGCGGCCGCCCGGCGGCGGGCCGCGAACAGGGACGACCGGCCGCGCACGGACAGGTCCCCTATTTCTTGAAGAGCTTCTCGAGCGCCGCCCGGGCCTCGTTGGCCGGCTGCGTCGCGGGCGCGGCCGGGGCCATCAGGGGCGCCGCCGCCGCCTGGCCCAGCTCCTTGACGACGATCGTCCGGGCCGTGAAGAACGTGCAGCGGTTGGCCGCCCCCTTGCTGCGCACGCGCTCCTTGATCGGCTGGGAGCACTCGAACCGCGCCGCCGTGTCGAAATGGCGGCAGTTGCGGCAGGTGTGCAGGTCGGCGCCGCACTTGGGGCAGCGGCTCTCGAGCTGGATGTCGAAAGCGGTGGAGAGGTCCTGGCCGCACTCCGCGCAGCGCACGGTCTCCTTGTAGGCGGTGATGACGGGGATCCGCCGGCCCTCGGGGGTGAGGCCCTGCGCCGGCGGCCGGGAGGGTCGCTGATCGTGCTCCTGGTAGCCGCGCTGCTTGTACCTGCGGTCGTCGGACATGGGATTCACTCGCACTATACTGCTTCGGCGCCGTCCCTGCAACCCCGTCAGCGCCGGGCAACGGGCGTGACTGGCAACGCACCCTGGCCGGCGCTTCCATGGGGGGGCTCCGCCCCCCTCTGGCGCGGCTGACGCCGCTGTCACCCCCCCCCAAGAAGGCACGGGTGAATGTTCGGTAGCGGCCGCTCAGACGGGGTCAGATGCTAGGAGGACGATGATCCGGCGACTGAGGCGACCTCGTGGTCGCCGCAGGGAGACGGGAGGAGACCGACGCCGCAGATGGCCCCGTATCAGCGGCCGCTCATGCGCGGCCGTCCCCCATGTGGCGGATGTCCTTGCCCTTGACCATGAAGATCACCATCTCCGCGATGTTCGTCGCGTGGTCCGCGATGCGCTCCAGGTTCTTGCCGACGAAGATCAGTCGCGTCGCCCGGGTGATCGTCTTGGGCTCCTCCATCATGAAGGTCAGCAGCTCGCGGAAAATCTGCGAGTTGAGCTGGTCGATGTAGTCGTCCCGGCGGGTGACCGCCGCCGCGAGCTCGGCGTCGCCGCGCAGGAAGGCCTCGAGGGCGTCGACGATCATCCCCTCTGCGGCCTCGGCCATCTTCGGCAGGTCGATGTAGGGCTTGAGCTGCGGCTCCTCGTTGAGCTCGAGCGTGCGCTCGGCGATGTTCACGCACAGATCGCCGATGCGCTCCAGGTCAGTCGAGACCTTGAGCGCAAGCGTGATGAACCGCAGGTCGCTCGCCGCCGGCTGGCGCAGCGCGATGATGTTCAGCGACAGCTCGTCGATCATCACCTCCTGGCGGTTGATCTCGTGGTCGTACTCGATCATCCGCCGCGCGGCGTCCGAGTCGCGCTCGATGAGCGCGCGCATCGTCTCCTTGATCATCCCCACGAGGTTCCCGCCCATCGCGAGGATGCGCTCGCGCAGCTGCTCGAGCTCCTGGTCGTAGCGGCGGCTGATGTGCACCGCGTCCGCGGCGTGGCCCGGCTGCTGTCCCGACGGCGTCTCCATGGTGTCTCTCCTTCGTCCTCCCGGCCCGCCGCTCACCCGAAGCGGCCCGTGATGTAGTCCTCGGTCTGCCGCTCGGCCGGCGCCGTGAACAGCGCCGGCGTGCGATTGTACTCGACGAGGCGGCCGAGGTAGAAGAAGCCGCACTCGTCCGAGATCCGCGCCGCCTGCTGCATGTTGTGCGTCACGATGACGATGGTGTACCGCTGCTTGAGCTCCAGCATCAGCTCCTCGACGCGCATCGTCGAGATCGGGTCGAGCGCCGAGCAGGGCTCGTCCATGAGCAGCACCTCCGGCTCGACCGCGACGAGCCGCGCGATGCACAGCCGCTGCTGCTGCTCGGTCGGCAGCGCCAGGGCGTTCTCGCGCAGGCGGTCCTTGAGCGCCTCCCAGAGGTTCACGGCGCGCAGGCTCTTCTCGACCGCCGCCTCGAGCACCTCGCGCCGGCTCTCGCCGTGCACGCGGGGTCCGTAGGTGACGTTGTCGTGGATCGAGAGCGGGAAGGGGTTGGGACGCTGGAAGACCATGCCGACGCGCTTGCGCAGCAGCACCAGGCTCTGCTCGGGGCGGTAGATGTCCTCGCCGTCGAGGAGCACGCGGCCGGAGACGCGCGCGTTCTCGACGAGGTCGATCATGCGGTCGAACGTCTTGAGCAGCGTCGTCTTGCCGCACCCGGAGGGGCCGATGAAGGCCGTGATCCGGTTGGGCGCGATCGTCAGGGAGACGTCGTGCAGGGCCTGGAAGGCCCCGTACCAGAGGTTGAGCCCCTGGACGTCGAGCTTGCCGCCGCCGTCCATGGCCTACCCGAACCTCCCGGAGATATAGTCGTCGGTGCGCTTGTCGCGCGGCACCGTGAAGATCTGCCGCGCCTCGCCGTACTCGACCAGTTCGCCCATGAGGAAGAAGCCGACCTCGTCGGAGACGCGCGCCGCCTGCTTCGTGTTGTTCGTGACGAGCACGATGCTGTAGCGCGCCTTGAGCTCGGCGAGCGCCTCCTCGACCTTGAGCGTCGAGATCGGGTCGAGGCCCGAGCACGGCTCGTCGAGCAGGATCACCTCCGGGTCGAGCGCGATCGTGCGCGCGATGCACAGCCGCTGCTGCTGCCCCCCGGAGAGGCGCAGCGCCGAGGTGCCGAGCCGGTCCTTGACCTCGTCCCAGAGGATCGCCGCCTTGAGCGCCGATTCCACGATCGCGTCGAGGCGCCCCCGGTCGCGCTCGCCCTTGAGCCGCTGGCCGTAGGCGACGTTCTCGTAGATGCTGCGCGGCAGCGGCACCGGCGTGTCGAAGACCATGCCGACGCGCCGGCGGATGTCGACCGCGTCGAGCCCGCCCGCGTGGATGTCCGCGCCGTCGAGGAGGATGCGGCCTTCCCGCCGCGCCCCGGCGATGAGGTCGGCCATCCGGTTCAGGCACCGCAGGAGCGTGCTCTTGCCGCTGGAGGCGGGACCGACGAGCCCGAGGATGCGGTTGGCCGGCACGTCCAGGGTCACGTCGCGCAGCGCGGCCTGGCCCCCCGGGTAGAAGAAGGAGAGGCGCTCGACGCGCATCTTCGCGCAGGTGGCGGCGCCCGGGCCGCCGGGCGGGGCCGCGGGCAGGGGGCAGGCGGGGAGCGTCACGAGAACCTCCGCACGATGCGGTGCATCAGCCAGTAGGCCGAGACGTTGATCGCCAGGATCGCGATCATGAGCACCGCGGCGGTGCCGTAGGCCATCTCCGCGGAAATCCCCTCGCGCGCGAGGATGTAGAAGTGCACGGCGAGCGTGCGCCCCGAGTCGAGCATCGTCGCCGGCGTCATCAGGCTCGAGCCGGCGGTGAAGATCACCGCGGCGGTCTCGCCGATGCAGCGGCCGAAGCTGAGCATCACCCCGGTCACGATGCCGGGCAGCGCCCCGGGAAGCACGACCCGGGTCACGGTCTGCCAGCGCGTCCCGCCGAGCGAGAAGCTGACCTCGCGCTGGGCCCGCGGCACCGCGAGGATCGCCTCCTCGCTCGTGCGGATGATCGTCGGCAGCACCATGATCGCCAGCGTCAGCCCGCCGGAGAGCACCGACCAGCCCAGCTTCAGGTAGAGCACGAAGGAAACGAAGCCGAAGAGCCCGAGGATGATCGAAGGCACGCCGGCGAGGCACTCGGCGGCGAAGCGGATGATCCGCGTCAGCCGGTTCTCGCGCGTGTACTCCGTGAGGTAGATCGCGGTGCCCACCCCCAGGGGCGTGGCGACGACCAGGGCGACCGCGGAGAGGAAGACCGTGCTGACGATGAAGGGGAAGATGCCCCCGGAGCGACCCATGTCGATCGCGTGCCCCGTGAAGAAGCGCGCCGAGAAGACCGGGAGCCCCTTGAGCAGCAGGTAGCCGATGATGAAGATCAGCACCGAGAGCGTCAGCGCGGTCAGCAGCACGAGCAGGGCCTTGATCAGCCGCTGCGCGAGGTCGGGGTGGATGAGCCGCTTCACCGCCGCGCCCGCCTGCGGGAGGTCGCCGTGGCGATGAGGTTGAGGATCATGATCATCACGAAGAGAATGACCCCGGTCGCGAAGAGCGCCTGCTGGTGCTTGCCCGCGGCGTACCCGAGCTCGAGCGCGATGTTCGAGGTCAGCGTGCGGATCGGGTCCAGCGGCGAGCGCGGCAGGTCCAGCGCGTTGCCGGTGACCATGATCACGGCCATGGTCTCGCCGATCGCGCGCCCCATGCCGAGGACCACGGCCGTGACGATCCCCGAGCGCGCCGCCGGCAGCACCACCTTGTTGACCGTCTGGGCCGTCGTGGCGCCGAGCGCCAGCGATCCCTCGCGGTAGGAGCGCGGCACGGCCTCGAGCGCGTCCATCGAGATGCTGATGACCGTCGGCAGGATCATGACGCCGAGGATCAGCGCGCCGGCCAGCAGCGAGAGCCCCGGCCCGCCGAGCTGCGTGCGGATCAGCGGCACCAGGAAGACGACGCCGAGGAAGCCGTAGACGACCGACGGGATGCCGGCGAGCAGCTCGATCGCCGGCTTGAGCACCCGTCGCACCCGCGGCTTCGAGAACTCGACGAGGAAGATGGCGCAGGAGAGTCCCAGCGGCACGCCGAGCGCCAGCGCCCCTCCGGTGACCAGCAGCGAGCCCACGATCATCGGCAGCAGGCCGAACCGGCCCTTGGTCGGCGCCCAGTCGAGCGAGCCGAGCATCTTGCCCGGCCCGACCTCGAGGATGAACGGCAGCCCCTCCTTGAAGATGAAGAACGTGATGACGAAGAGGATCGCGATCGAGGACACCGCGATCAGCGTCAGCGTCAGTTCGATGGCCTTGCGGCCGCCGCGGTTGGCGCTCACGGCTGCCCCACCGGGACCAGGCCCTCGAGGCCGAGCAGTCGCTGCGCCTCCGGTCCGAGAACGTAGTCGATGAATGCCCGAGCGTTGCCGGCGGGCTCCTCGCGCGTGAGGAAGAGGAACGGCCGGACGACGGCGTAGCGCTTCGCGAGGATCTCGGCGCGCGACGGCAGGACGCCGTCCACGGCCAGGGCCTTCACGCGCCGGTCGACCAGGCCGAGCGAGATGTAGCCGAGGGCGTCGGGGTCGCTGGCGACGATCTCGCGCACCGCGCCGTTGGAGTCCTGCACGAGCGCCCGCGGCGCGATCTGGCGCTTGCCCATGACCATCTCCTCGAACGCCCCGCGCGTGCCCGAGCCCTCCTCGCGGGTGACGAAATGAATTGGGCGGTCGGGCCCGCCGACGGCGCTCCAGCGGCCGACCTCGCCGGTGAAGATCGCGGCTACCTGTTCGCGGGTCAGGCCGGCGACCGGGTTGGCGGCGTTGACGATGATGGCGATGCCGTCGAGCGCGATGGTGACCTGGTGCAGCATCTCCTCGGACTCCTTGAGGTGGCGCGAGGACATGCCGATGGCGGCGGCGCCGGTCTCGGCCGCCCGGATGCCGGCGGTGGACCCGCCGCCCTGGACGTTGATTGCGCAGCCCGGGTGCGTCGCCATGAAGGTCTCCGCGAGCTTCTCGGCAAAGGGCTGCACCGAGGTCGACCCGGCCACGGTCAGGGTTGACGTGGCGCCGTCGGCCGCCGGGCGACATGCTCCGGCGAGCACCAAAAAACCAGCCAAAACAAGCAGGACGGGCCACAGTGGCCCGCGCGTTGCCCGTCGGAGGCGACCGCTCGCTGTCACGACCATGACGCGGGGCGGGATGCTACCATCACCTTCGCGACGTTGTCAAAAGACGCCGCACGCGTCTTGACAGCGCCGGGGGGCGCTCCGAGAATCGTTCCCGACTGGCGCGCACGACCGGCGTGGGATCGGGCCGCGCGCCCTCGGGGCACCGCGTGCCGCACCGGCGGCGAGGAGGGTTGGGAGATGAGTCATCGGACGGGAGTGTTCCTCTGCTGCATCCTCGCCGCGCTGCTCGCGGCCGGCGCCGCGGGCGCGCAGGCGGCCCCGGTGGTCCGGGTGACCCTCGGCCAGGGGAGTGTCTACGGCGAGGGGTGGCCGGCGTTCACGGAGATTGAGGCGACGCTCAGGGACGCGGGCGGCGCCGTCAAGGGCGCGTGCCTGGTGCAGACGGACACCGGCGGCAACTTCCTGTGCTCCTGGGGCCAGTCGTCGTTCGGGATCGCGTCGCTGCTCCCGCCCGCAGTCAACCTGCCCGGTGATTCGCTGAGCGTCGAACAGGGCGGGGCGACCTATGCCAGCGGCCCCTTCCCCGTCGTCCGCATCACCGACCTGGACCCGGCAACCGACCGGGTGGCCGGCACGATCACGCCGCGCCGGGCGACTGCTCGCATCCGCTTCATGCGCTCCCCGCGCCTGACCTCGACCGGCTACGTCATTCCGGCCATTCTCACGGCGTCGGTGACCACCGGCGCCGACGGGGCCTTCGCCGTCGACCTGACCTCGCTGGGGAACGCGATTCGCAACGACCGGCTCTTCGTCTCGCAGGTCCAGGGGCGCTTCGAGATCGGGGTGAACGCCAGCTTCCCGGGGCTGAACGTCCAGAAGGACGGGAGCGCCGGCTTTCTCAGCGGCGTCCCGGACAGCGTCCACACCGTGCGGCTCTTCAGCGCGGCCGGCGCGCTCAAGAGCGTGGCGACGGTCACCGTGGGCGGCGGCGGCGCCGGGCCGGCCGCCCTCGCGCGGGGTGAGGGCGCGACGACGGAGCTGATGGCCATCGGCGTCACCGGCTACTTCTCGTTCAAGGACGCCGCGGGCCGGCCCGTGCGCATCGTCGAGGGGGACCTCATCGCGGTCGGAGCCCCGCTCGCCTTCGGCTTCCGGGTCCCGAAGCTCTCGCCCGGCATGAGCGCGGAGCGCTTCACCGTGCGCACGCTGCCCAACCGCCCGCTCTATTTCTCCGGCCAGATCTTCGCCGGTCCGGGCGTCACGCCGATCTATCTCAGCGCCTACGGGCAGAGCAACTCGACGGGCTACTACCAGTACAACCCGGTCCAGACGATCACGTCATTCAGCTCCTGCTCCTTCTCGATCGTGGTCGACGGCAACTACGTCTCGACCTCGCGGATGCTGGCGCCCTAGGCCGTCGGCCCCCGGGGGCGCAGCCGGCGCCCCCGGCCGAACGGTCGGCTTGACACCACGCGGCGGCGTCGGCGATCATCTGCGACGAGTCCCTCATGGAAATGCCTGCAACCACCGGGGTCTACGTGGCGGCGCTGGCCGTCTGCCTCGCGCTGTCGGCCTTCTTCAACGCCGCCGAGACGTCGCTGCTCTCCCTCGGCAAGGTGCGTCTGCGCCGTCTCAAGGAACGGCATCCGCGCACCGGCGCGCTCATCGAACGGCTCACCGGGAACCCGGACCGGCTCCTGAGCACGCTGCTGATCGGCAACAACCTCGCGAACACGGCCGCCTCGGCGGCGGGCACCGCGCTGGCGATCGAGTTCACGCCCGGGCATCCGGTGCTGGCCGCGACCGTGGCCGTCACCGTCATCCTGCTGCTGGTCGCCGAGGTCACGCCGAAGGTGCTTGCTGCCGCCTACGCCGAACCGGTGGCGCTCGCGGTGGCGCGCCCGCTGGACCTGCTCGCCCGGCTCGCCACCCCGCTCATCAAGGTCCTCGCGGCCGCGCCGCAGCTGCTGCTCTGGGTCTTCGGGGCGCCCCGCGGCGGGGGCGGGGCGACGACCTCCGAGGACATCAAGACCATGGCGGTGCTCGGGCGCGAGGCGGGGATCATCGGGCAGGACGAGCAGGAGATCATCCACGGCGCGGTCGAGTACGGCACCCTCACGGCGCAGCAGGTGATGGTCTCGCGCGTCGACATCCAGAGCCTGGACCTGACCCTGCCGCTCGAGGAGGCGGTGGACCTCGTCCTCGGGAGCGGTCACTCGCGCATCCCGGTGTACCGCGGCACCAAGGACCACATCGACGGGGTGCTGCAGGCGCGTGACTTCCTCGTCGCCTGGCGCCGGGGCGAGGCCGGCAGCGTCGAGCCCTTCGTGCGGCCGCCGCTGCTCATCCCCGAGTCGATGCGCATCAGCGCGCTGCTGCGGGAGTTCAAGGCCCGCGGCGAGCGGATGGCGATCGTCGTCGACGAGTACGGCGGCACCGCGGGGATCGTGACGCTCGAGGACGTCCTCGGCGAGATCGTCGGCGAGGTGGTCGAGGAGGACCGCGACGTGACCCTGCTGGCGACGCGGCGTGACGGCACGGTCACCGTCAGCGGCCAGATCGCGCTCGACGACCTCAACGCGAAGACCGGGCTGGCGCTGCCGGACGAGGAGTACCAGACCCTGAGCGGGTTGCTCGTCAGCCAGCTCGGCCGCGTGCCCTACGCGGGCGAGGAGATCGAGCTGCCGGGCGTGGTCTTCCACGTCCTCGACGCCGATCACCGCCGCATCTACAGGCTCGCGATGAAATTGGAGCGCAAGGAGGGAAGGTAGCCGGAGGTCCCGACCTCCGGGCTCATGTCCGATTCCCCCATCGGTGGGGCCGGGGCTACAACGGATAGGCGCGCTCGGCGATCCTCGCGAGGCACTCCTCGAGCGGGCGGGTCGTGTCCACGCGGACGGCGTCGGGGCCGAACGGCTGAAAGACGAGGCGCATGGCGCGGCGGACTTCCCAGCCCGCGTCCGACGGCCCGGCGTACCCGGGGCGCGAGCGCGAGCTCAGCCGCCGGCGAGCGACGGCATCCGGGCAGCGGCACTCCACCGGCACGAGGATGCCGCCGACCGCGCGCGCCAGCCTGGCGGCGCGCCGGCGCTCCACCGCGCGGGCGAAGCTGGCGTCGAGCACGACGCTGCGGCCGGCGCGCAGCTGGCGTTCGGCTCGCAGGAGCAGTTCGCGATAGGTCAGCGCCGTCAGGGCGGGCCGGTAGATGCCCGCGCCGATCGGCGCAGCGAGCCGGGCCCCCGGCTCGGCGCCTGACAACTCCTTGCGCAGCACGTCGGACGCAAGGACGTCCGCGCCGATGCGCCCCGCGAGGCTCCCGGCGACCGTGCTCTTGCCGCTGCCCGGAAGGCCGCCGACCAGGATCAGGCGCGGTCGCGCGTCGCGGCGCGCCAGCTCGCGGGCCAGGCGAAAGTACCCTGCGGCCCGGCGCGCGGCCGCCCGCTTGCGCGCGGCCGTGATGCCCGGGTCGGCGAGCCGAAGGCTCTCGACCTTCTCGCGGACCACCGCGCGATAGCACGCGTAGAACGGCACGAGCAGGCGCACCTCCCAGTCGCCGG of the bacterium genome contains:
- the pstA gene encoding phosphate ABC transporter permease PstA, producing the protein MKRLIHPDLAQRLIKALLVLLTALTLSVLIFIIGYLLLKGLPVFSARFFTGHAIDMGRSGGIFPFIVSTVFLSAVALVVATPLGVGTAIYLTEYTRENRLTRIIRFAAECLAGVPSIILGLFGFVSFVLYLKLGWSVLSGGLTLAIMVLPTIIRTSEEAILAVPRAQREVSFSLGGTRWQTVTRVVLPGALPGIVTGVMLSFGRCIGETAAVIFTAGSSLMTPATMLDSGRTLAVHFYILAREGISAEMAYGTAAVLMIAILAINVSAYWLMHRIVRRFS
- the pstC gene encoding phosphate ABC transporter permease subunit PstC, whose protein sequence is MSANRGGRKAIELTLTLIAVSSIAILFVITFFIFKEGLPFILEVGPGKMLGSLDWAPTKGRFGLLPMIVGSLLVTGGALALGVPLGLSCAIFLVEFSKPRVRRVLKPAIELLAGIPSVVYGFLGVVFLVPLIRTQLGGPGLSLLAGALILGVMILPTVISISMDALEAVPRSYREGSLALGATTAQTVNKVVLPAARSGIVTAVVLGMGRAIGETMAVIMVTGNALDLPRSPLDPIRTLTSNIALELGYAAGKHQQALFATGVILFVMIMILNLIATATSRRRARR
- a CDS encoding phosphate ABC transporter substrate-binding protein translates to MLAGACRPAADGATSTLTVAGSTSVQPFAEKLAETFMATHPGCAINVQGGGSTAGIRAAETGAAAIGMSSRHLKESEEMLHQVTIALDGIAIIVNAANPVAGLTREQVAAIFTGEVGRWSAVGGPDRPIHFVTREEGSGTRGAFEEMVMGKRQIAPRALVQDSNGAVREIVASDPDALGYISLGLVDRRVKALAVDGVLPSRAEILAKRYAVVRPFLFLTREEPAGNARAFIDYVLGPEAQRLLGLEGLVPVGQP
- a CDS encoding hemolysin family protein, encoding MEMPATTGVYVAALAVCLALSAFFNAAETSLLSLGKVRLRRLKERHPRTGALIERLTGNPDRLLSTLLIGNNLANTAASAAGTALAIEFTPGHPVLAATVAVTVILLLVAEVTPKVLAAAYAEPVALAVARPLDLLARLATPLIKVLAAAPQLLLWVFGAPRGGGGATTSEDIKTMAVLGREAGIIGQDEQEIIHGAVEYGTLTAQQVMVSRVDIQSLDLTLPLEEAVDLVLGSGHSRIPVYRGTKDHIDGVLQARDFLVAWRRGEAGSVEPFVRPPLLIPESMRISALLREFKARGERMAIVVDEYGGTAGIVTLEDVLGEIVGEVVEEDRDVTLLATRRDGTVTVSGQIALDDLNAKTGLALPDEEYQTLSGLLVSQLGRVPYAGEEIELPGVVFHVLDADHRRIYRLAMKLERKEGR